From one Candidatus Cloacimonadota bacterium genomic stretch:
- a CDS encoding DUF4136 domain-containing protein codes for MKKIFMILLSLLALISCSTIYVVRDYDVTADFSNFKTFRWDMTRSNSRFKNELLDKRLRHTINQELIAKGFEHQSRYADFILTYEQTTRSEKDVYVTHSYHGWRHGGWGHRNVFVDKRKEALMTLKIFDAKTDQLVWQSWASGIEVRIEFVEEIINETAEKLVEDFPPGKK; via the coding sequence ATGAAAAAAATATTTATGATTCTATTAAGTTTGCTGGCATTGATTTCCTGCTCCACCATTTATGTGGTTCGCGATTATGATGTAACCGCAGATTTCAGTAATTTCAAAACTTTTCGCTGGGATATGACACGTTCCAACAGTCGTTTCAAAAATGAGCTTCTGGATAAAAGACTGCGTCATACAATAAACCAGGAACTTATCGCAAAAGGGTTTGAACACCAATCCAGATATGCCGATTTTATTCTAACTTATGAACAGACAACACGAAGCGAGAAAGATGTTTATGTAACGCATTCCTATCATGGCTGGCGTCATGGTGGCTGGGGTCACAGGAACGTATTTGTGGATAAGCGCAAAGAAGCTCTGATGACTTTGAAAATATTTGATGCCAAAACCGATCAACTGGTCTGGCAAAGCTGGGCTTCAGGAATCGAAGTTAGAATAGAATTTGTAGAAGAGATCATTAATGAAACAGCCGAAAAACTGGTAGAAGATTTTCCACCCGGAAAAAAATAA
- a CDS encoding MotA/TolQ/ExbB proton channel family protein, producing the protein MLTEIWSFLVKGGILMIPLLICSVLSLAIIIEKLLTLRKHKVIVPEVKSVIENIESEEDIPLALSVCKKHKSVLSNLIILVLKHKGTSYSLMREELSDSGRQEIRSLERGLGILETIAAVAPVLGLLGTVVGMIKVFSVISVQGVGEASALSGGISEALITTAVGLSVGIPALIFYNYFASKAEELILDIENISNQLLKKIIVFRTGEK; encoded by the coding sequence ATGTTAACAGAAATCTGGTCGTTCCTGGTAAAGGGTGGAATTTTGATGATACCACTGCTGATCTGCAGTGTGTTGTCATTAGCCATAATAATCGAAAAACTGCTGACCTTACGCAAACACAAAGTTATCGTTCCCGAAGTAAAAAGTGTGATAGAAAACATTGAATCGGAAGAAGATATTCCACTGGCGTTATCGGTCTGCAAAAAACATAAAAGCGTGCTATCCAATCTGATAATCCTGGTTTTGAAACACAAAGGCACCTCATATTCTTTGATGCGCGAAGAACTTTCCGACAGCGGTCGTCAGGAAATCCGCAGTTTGGAACGCGGTCTGGGAATTCTGGAAACTATCGCTGCGGTAGCACCGGTTCTGGGTCTGCTGGGAACAGTGGTGGGAATGATCAAAGTTTTCAGTGTGATCTCGGTACAAGGAGTGGGAGAAGCGTCTGCACTTTCCGGTGGAATATCGGAAGCTCTAATAACAACAGCAGTGGGACTTTCTGTGGGAATTCCAGCTTTGATCTTTTACAATTATTTTGCCAGCAAAGCAGAAGAATTGATCCTGGATATTGAAAACATTTCCAACCAATTACTTAAGAAGATCATCGTTTTTAGAACCGGAGAAAAATAA
- a CDS encoding NUDIX hydrolase translates to MNYMMELRQKVGKMPLIMVGSTVIIKNKQGEILLQKRADTGLWSTIGGAMEIGESFEETAIREVEEETSLKIKNLELKGILAGKDMYHTYPNGDEINLATAVYEVTDWAGIPKVNDHESLDFKFFELNDLPEMDPLAIKILEKSGYLIEK, encoded by the coding sequence ATGAATTACATGATGGAACTTAGACAAAAAGTGGGAAAAATGCCGTTGATAATGGTTGGTTCGACTGTTATCATCAAGAATAAACAAGGTGAAATTTTATTACAGAAAAGAGCCGATACCGGTTTGTGGAGCACGATTGGCGGTGCTATGGAAATTGGAGAAAGTTTCGAAGAAACTGCGATTCGGGAAGTGGAAGAAGAAACCAGTCTAAAGATCAAGAATCTGGAATTGAAAGGAATTTTAGCTGGCAAAGACATGTACCACACTTATCCAAATGGAGATGAAATTAACCTGGCAACGGCGGTTTATGAAGTTACAGATTGGGCAGGAATTCCAAAAGTTAACGATCATGAAAGCTTGGATTTTAAGTTTTTCGAATTGAATGATCTGCCCGAAATGGATCCGCTGGCAATTAAGATTTTAGAGAAATCAGGTTATTTGATAGAAAAATAA
- a CDS encoding ATP-binding protein, giving the protein MDRYLEKQIVKDLERKMVFIVGPRQVGKTWLAKKIAENHTNTLYINYDNPDDRMVVKNQSWFPNEDLIIFDEIYKMPSWKNYLKGVYDTKPENQKIIVTGSTRLDVFRQSGDALSGRFFSFRLLPVSFKEMQLSGIKKELNNFIFSSGFPEPFLAETETDVKRWRRQYKDGIIRNDILNFENIRDLRAMHTLLEMLRYRVGSPISHKSIAEDIGTSPNTISKYIEILESLFIIFRIYPFSKNIARSLKKEAKIYFYDTGLARGNEDVKLENLVAVHLLKHVYGEQDFKGNDTKLYYLRTRDKREVDFCISKEEELIKLIEVKLSDANPSRHLLYFKEKYNIPSTQLVFKIRNERMQSGIDIRNGIKFLNSLNY; this is encoded by the coding sequence TTGGATAGATACTTGGAAAAACAGATAGTTAAAGATCTTGAAAGAAAAATGGTGTTTATTGTAGGACCTCGACAAGTTGGTAAGACCTGGTTAGCCAAAAAAATTGCTGAAAATCACACAAATACGTTATATATAAATTACGATAATCCTGATGATAGAATGGTTGTAAAGAATCAAAGTTGGTTTCCCAATGAAGATCTGATAATTTTTGATGAGATTTACAAAATGCCATCCTGGAAAAACTATTTAAAAGGGGTTTATGACACAAAGCCGGAAAACCAGAAAATTATAGTAACCGGAAGTACGCGCCTGGATGTTTTCAGGCAAAGTGGGGATGCGTTATCGGGTAGATTTTTCAGCTTTCGATTGCTGCCTGTTTCATTTAAGGAAATGCAGTTATCCGGTATCAAAAAAGAATTAAACAATTTTATTTTCAGCAGCGGTTTTCCCGAACCGTTTCTGGCAGAAACAGAAACAGACGTGAAAAGATGGAGAAGGCAATATAAAGACGGAATAATTAGAAATGATATTCTAAATTTTGAGAATATCAGAGATTTGAGAGCAATGCACACTCTTTTAGAAATGCTGCGCTATCGAGTTGGTTCTCCGATTTCCCATAAATCGATTGCGGAAGATATTGGAACATCTCCCAACACGATATCCAAATATATTGAAATTCTGGAAAGCTTATTTATAATTTTCAGGATTTATCCTTTCTCCAAAAATATCGCACGATCCTTAAAAAAAGAAGCAAAAATATATTTTTATGATACCGGTTTGGCAAGAGGAAATGAAGATGTAAAACTGGAAAATCTAGTTGCCGTTCATTTGTTGAAGCATGTTTATGGAGAGCAGGATTTTAAAGGAAACGATACCAAACTTTATTATTTAAGAACTCGCGACAAACGCGAAGTTGATTTTTGTATTTCGAAGGAAGAGGAATTGATCAAATTGATCGAAGTGAAATTGAGTGATGCTAATCCATCACGACATCTTCTCTATTTTAAGGAAAAATATAACATTCCTTCCACGCAATTGGTTTTTAAGATCAGGAATGAAAGAATGCAATCGGGAATTGATATTCGGAATGGCATAAAATTTTTGAACAGTTTAAATTATTAG
- the mazG gene encoding nucleoside triphosphate pyrophosphohydrolase codes for MKEFDKLVEIIEKLRDRENGCPWDIKQTHESLIPNFVEELYESIEAIENKNFDHLSEELGDLMLHIIMQAQIAGEAGQFEIAEVLQKINDKLIRRHPHVFADGHATDADGVKMNWERIKFQEKKKSRKSAIDGIPKAMPALIVAQRMQEKAASVGFDWPDVEPAVDKLKEEIHEFIDAFQQKDVEEMQDELGDMLFSIVNISRKLGFDTESALRRTIDKFDRRFRKVEEHYQKSDKNMLDASLEQLDEIWEIAKEDE; via the coding sequence ATGAAAGAATTTGATAAACTGGTAGAAATTATAGAAAAATTACGTGACCGGGAAAACGGCTGTCCCTGGGATATTAAGCAAACTCATGAATCGCTGATTCCCAATTTCGTGGAAGAACTTTACGAATCCATCGAAGCGATCGAAAATAAAAATTTCGATCACCTGTCAGAAGAACTGGGAGATTTGATGCTGCATATCATCATGCAGGCACAGATAGCCGGAGAAGCCGGACAATTCGAGATCGCTGAAGTGCTTCAAAAAATTAACGATAAACTTATTCGCCGTCATCCTCATGTTTTTGCCGATGGACATGCCACCGATGCCGACGGCGTGAAGATGAATTGGGAGCGGATTAAATTCCAGGAAAAAAAGAAATCGCGCAAATCGGCAATTGACGGAATTCCCAAAGCAATGCCGGCTCTTATCGTAGCTCAGAGAATGCAGGAAAAAGCTGCTTCTGTTGGTTTTGACTGGCCGGACGTAGAACCTGCCGTGGATAAATTGAAAGAAGAAATTCATGAATTTATCGATGCCTTCCAACAAAAAGATGTGGAAGAAATGCAGGATGAACTTGGCGATATGCTGTTTTCTATCGTAAATATTTCCCGCAAACTGGGATTTGATACAGAATCGGCTCTGCGCCGAACTATCGACAAATTTGACAGAAGATTTAGAAAAGTGGAAGAACACTATCAAAAAAGTGATAAAAATATGCTGGATGCCAGCCTGGAGCAGTTAGATGAAATCTGGGAAATTGCAAAAGAAGACGAGTAG
- a CDS encoding energy transducer TonB: MKNKMRKITILISILLHILILLLFQIDEINILNPRISEKQKAVEDRLVFELVETPDDAEEQAPEENSDYVSDKNTKAADQRENQLPEIENPYQQGLVDIPEFARQNPPEEQQENEPEEQNDVAQILSEMQQNKKSFLETYEAKKEMQVLNDQTADYENLLSEVKDHGGMSLNTYQWEFAPYLLEMKRKVQAHNNPPFAFTHLGAIDGDILLRFKVLQDGTVQDLEILKSTAHYSLENSSTRAIQFSAPFKPLPENFPKEYLEITALFSYILRKK, from the coding sequence ATGAAAAATAAGATGAGAAAAATAACGATACTGATCTCCATCTTGCTGCACATTCTTATCTTATTACTATTCCAGATCGATGAAATAAACATTTTGAATCCTCGAATTTCTGAAAAGCAAAAGGCGGTAGAGGATCGCCTGGTTTTTGAATTGGTAGAAACTCCTGATGATGCAGAAGAACAAGCTCCCGAAGAGAACAGTGATTATGTTTCCGATAAAAATACCAAAGCTGCCGATCAGAGAGAAAATCAACTTCCGGAAATTGAAAATCCCTATCAACAGGGATTGGTGGACATTCCTGAATTTGCCAGGCAGAATCCACCAGAAGAACAACAAGAAAATGAGCCGGAAGAACAAAACGATGTTGCGCAAATATTGAGTGAAATGCAGCAAAACAAAAAGTCATTTCTGGAAACTTATGAAGCTAAAAAAGAGATGCAGGTTTTAAATGATCAAACTGCGGATTATGAAAATCTTTTATCGGAAGTAAAAGATCACGGTGGCATGAGCTTGAATACTTATCAATGGGAATTTGCACCGTATCTTCTGGAAATGAAAAGAAAGGTTCAGGCTCATAACAATCCACCCTTTGCTTTTACGCATTTAGGTGCAATCGACGGAGATATTTTGTTGCGTTTCAAAGTGTTGCAGGATGGCACAGTTCAAGATCTGGAAATTTTAAAAAGCACAGCACATTATTCTCTGGAAAATTCCAGTACACGTGCTATTCAATTTTCTGCTCCGTTCAAACCTTTACCCGAAAATTTTCCCAAAGAATATCTGGAAATTACAGCGTTGTTTTCCTATATTCTGCGGAAAAAATAA
- a CDS encoding response regulator, translating into MKILVVDDEVSMTDFLKVELKQCCKDLEVITKNTGYEALNRLMQGDIDLLLTDIAMPDMDGYELYKRARDYDENIPIIMMTGFGYDPNHTVVKSRQDGLQDVLFKPFDVDKLFALIKKRIKGE; encoded by the coding sequence ATGAAAATTCTGGTGGTAGATGACGAAGTATCGATGACAGACTTCCTGAAAGTGGAGCTGAAACAGTGCTGCAAAGATCTGGAAGTGATCACCAAAAATACCGGCTACGAGGCTTTGAATCGCTTAATGCAAGGCGATATCGATTTGCTTCTTACCGATATTGCCATGCCCGATATGGATGGTTATGAGCTTTATAAACGAGCCAGAGATTATGATGAGAATATCCCGATTATCATGATGACGGGATTTGGTTACGATCCCAATCATACAGTTGTAAAATCGCGTCAGGATGGTCTGCAGGATGTTCTATTCAAACCTTTCGATGTAGATAAACTTTTCGCTCTTATCAAAAAACGCATCAAGGGAGAATGA
- a CDS encoding HAMP domain-containing histidine kinase, giving the protein MKSGKLQKKTSRRSQFVTFYFILGSITLLIFFILYTNSLLRDIRKDVKVVPDLYSKFLGLPADVNLEHFLFQYFMEEIIPRIDYPIILVDSLKTPFSWENIDIENKEFEELDIKEKEELLSMLKKMEAQGGMIPLKFNKNDPKVHSWVYYGDSHTLTQLKMMPYIDMGLIVIFLLLGIYGIIVLKKGERNIIWVGLAKETAHQFGTPLSSLRGWIDIMEMKLQEKGDDPDMISMLENMKVDVDRLSKIASRFGKVGSVIKCQDCSLHEIIANTIEHFKHRLPTASKKIEIKFISKIQDLKIEIDPDLITWTLENMIKNAIDAMQQKGGTITVKAFEKKGKTFIHISDEGVGMPKSSYKKIFIPGTTSKARGWGLGLSLAKRIIEEYHKGKIRVLESEVGKGTTFEIELK; this is encoded by the coding sequence ATGAAATCTGGGAAATTGCAAAAGAAGACGAGTAGAAGAAGTCAGTTCGTAACATTTTATTTTATTCTCGGCAGCATAACTCTGCTGATATTTTTCATTTTATACACGAATTCCCTGCTGCGAGATATCAGAAAAGATGTAAAAGTAGTTCCCGATCTTTATTCCAAATTTCTGGGACTTCCCGCCGATGTAAATCTGGAACATTTTCTCTTTCAATATTTTATGGAAGAGATCATTCCCCGCATCGATTATCCCATCATTCTGGTCGATAGCCTGAAGACACCATTCAGTTGGGAAAATATCGATATTGAAAATAAAGAGTTCGAGGAACTGGATATAAAAGAAAAAGAAGAACTGCTTTCCATGCTGAAAAAGATGGAAGCTCAAGGCGGAATGATTCCGCTTAAATTCAACAAGAACGATCCGAAAGTTCACAGCTGGGTTTATTATGGCGATTCTCACACGCTTACCCAACTGAAAATGATGCCATATATTGATATGGGATTAATCGTAATCTTTTTATTATTAGGAATTTACGGAATTATTGTTCTAAAAAAAGGTGAACGGAATATCATCTGGGTTGGGCTGGCAAAAGAAACTGCACATCAATTTGGAACGCCGCTTTCATCCTTGCGCGGCTGGATCGACATCATGGAAATGAAACTGCAGGAAAAAGGCGATGATCCTGATATGATTTCCATGCTGGAAAACATGAAAGTCGATGTGGATCGGCTCAGCAAGATCGCTTCCCGCTTTGGAAAGGTTGGCTCTGTCATCAAATGTCAGGATTGCAGTTTACATGAGATCATTGCCAATACTATCGAGCATTTCAAGCATCGCCTGCCGACTGCTTCCAAGAAGATCGAGATCAAATTTATCAGCAAGATTCAAGATCTAAAAATTGAAATCGATCCTGACCTGATAACCTGGACGCTGGAAAATATGATAAAAAATGCTATCGATGCCATGCAGCAGAAAGGTGGAACGATCACCGTAAAAGCTTTTGAAAAGAAAGGAAAAACCTTTATCCATATTTCTGATGAAGGTGTGGGAATGCCGAAATCTTCTTACAAGAAAATCTTTATTCCCGGCACCACCAGCAAAGCACGCGGCTGGGGTTTGGGACTGAGTTTGGCAAAACGGATCATCGAAGAATATCATAAAGGCAAGATCAGAGTGTTGGAAAGTGAAGTGGGCAAAGGAACCACGTTTGAGATTGAGTTGAAGTGA
- a CDS encoding biopolymer transporter ExbD, which yields MRLLEKKKRKVTINITSLIDVVLLLLIFFMLTTSFVEQPGMKLDLPETKSSQGEKSGKLQISVNSDGSIFVNNEAVEMSDLESKIKTISEELEDKSLLLKADKTVHHGIVVQIMDIARSLGLQKIIIASEQKK from the coding sequence ATGCGCCTGCTGGAAAAGAAAAAGCGCAAAGTTACCATCAATATCACTTCACTTATCGATGTGGTTTTGCTGCTGCTGATCTTTTTCATGCTCACCACCAGTTTCGTGGAACAACCAGGCATGAAACTCGATCTGCCGGAAACCAAAAGTTCGCAAGGTGAAAAAAGCGGCAAACTGCAAATTTCAGTAAATTCAGACGGCTCGATCTTCGTAAATAATGAAGCTGTGGAAATGAGTGATCTGGAATCTAAAATCAAAACTATTTCTGAGGAATTGGAAGATAAAAGTCTGCTTTTGAAAGCAGATAAAACTGTGCACCACGGCATAGTTGTACAAATTATGGATATCGCACGCAGCCTTGGCTTGCAGAAAATAATTATTGCCTCTGAGCAGAAGAAATAA
- a CDS encoding NAD(P)H-hydrate dehydratase: protein MYVLSREEMYTFDKYTIEKIGIPGKKLMENAGRGCAEFIRNELLVYPKDEKETLKESSKENIEEETFSRFKIALFCGAGNNGGDGFVIARYLKKWNFYPEIFLLGNEDKMSPETLENFQDCQKLRIPIQKIEDAEFELTDFDLIVDAIFGVGLKGTVRGWRAEVITKINATNLPVVAIDIASGIDADTGQAEIAVEADFTLTMANYKYGHFLEKGREKSGETLVVDIGIPEPVYEKFPPKAKLITTENVVYPLRSRFSHKGNYGRIGIIAGSPGFSGAAVMACRSALRSGAGIITLFHPAGMELIFESQLLEVMTYSIPADNDDLEKIAEFQKKLNSMDVLLIGPGIGVTNKARQLLEEILKTWHKPLVLDADSLNILSQNRDLVDLIKSKQIILTPHIGEFARLCQKTIPEIQADPLRCLEEFVKEYKCHILLKSSTTIFADKSGFVFDISGNDGLSTGGSGDVLAGIIVSFLGQKLDLRNSAISASYLLGETSEKLAEIRNPASIIPSDIIENLFKIT, encoded by the coding sequence ATGTACGTTTTAAGTCGTGAAGAAATGTATACCTTCGATAAATATACGATCGAGAAAATAGGAATTCCCGGCAAAAAACTGATGGAAAATGCCGGCAGAGGTTGTGCCGAATTCATCAGGAATGAACTGCTGGTTTATCCAAAAGATGAGAAAGAAACCTTGAAAGAGTCGAGTAAGGAGAATATTGAGGAAGAGACTTTTTCAAGGTTCAAGATAGCTCTTTTCTGCGGAGCAGGAAATAACGGCGGTGATGGTTTTGTGATAGCACGTTATCTGAAAAAATGGAATTTTTATCCGGAAATCTTCCTGCTGGGAAACGAAGACAAAATGAGCCCGGAAACTTTGGAAAATTTTCAAGATTGCCAGAAGTTGAGAATCCCGATCCAAAAAATAGAGGATGCAGAGTTTGAACTAACGGATTTTGATTTGATCGTTGATGCGATTTTCGGTGTTGGTTTAAAAGGAACAGTGCGCGGTTGGCGAGCTGAAGTGATCACTAAAATTAATGCAACAAATCTTCCTGTCGTTGCCATCGATATTGCCAGCGGGATCGATGCCGATACCGGACAGGCAGAAATTGCCGTAGAAGCTGATTTTACACTGACAATGGCAAATTACAAATACGGGCATTTCCTGGAAAAAGGACGCGAAAAAAGTGGTGAAACCTTAGTTGTAGATATCGGCATTCCCGAACCTGTTTACGAAAAATTTCCGCCCAAAGCAAAATTAATAACAACTGAAAATGTTGTTTATCCGCTGCGTTCCCGATTTTCTCACAAAGGAAATTATGGTCGAATTGGAATCATCGCCGGATCTCCAGGTTTCAGTGGTGCTGCTGTAATGGCTTGCCGTTCTGCGCTGCGTTCCGGTGCTGGAATTATCACGCTTTTTCATCCTGCCGGAATGGAGTTGATCTTCGAGAGTCAACTCCTGGAAGTGATGACTTATTCCATTCCTGCAGATAATGATGATTTGGAGAAGATTGCTGAGTTTCAGAAAAAGCTAAATTCAATGGATGTTCTTCTCATCGGTCCCGGAATCGGAGTAACAAATAAAGCCAGACAGCTTCTGGAAGAAATCTTGAAAACCTGGCATAAACCTCTGGTTTTGGATGCAGATTCGTTAAATATTCTGTCTCAAAATCGTGATCTTGTAGATTTGATCAAGAGCAAACAGATCATTCTCACTCCGCACATTGGTGAATTTGCCCGACTTTGCCAAAAAACAATTCCTGAAATACAGGCTGATCCGCTGAGATGTTTGGAAGAATTCGTTAAAGAATATAAATGCCATATCCTGCTGAAAAGTTCCACCACGATCTTTGCCGACAAATCCGGATTTGTTTTTGATATTTCCGGAAACGACGGACTTTCCACCGGTGGCAGCGGCGATGTGCTGGCAGGTATTATAGTTTCATTTCTTGGTCAGAAATTAGATTTGCGAAATTCAGCAATTTCAGCTTCCTACCTGCTGGGAGAAACTTCTGAAAAACTGGCTGAGATCAGAAATCCGGCTTCGATCATTCCATCAGATATTATTGAAAATTTATTTAAGATAACGTAA
- a CDS encoding cache domain-containing protein yields MKKFLIFVVLAVILLSACTKKVTPKDWEYLASSMQKVDEIVQNELNRLQNIAASDVVKSGEWEEIKPALILDAENRTEALYWYCLPDGSYYTSEKDKVDANLSSRGYFPDLLAGNAVVGYPIIGKTSGRKSFVIAVPIFDNQEVTGILGTSIFLGEMWDILKNKISIPEEYDFYAVNTNGFTMFDLETKDHLLDDVLNQSSPTLVEAIKVIIASENGSVSYKWNDKNKIAIYKKSPVSDWRYVLSFY; encoded by the coding sequence ATGAAAAAGTTTTTGATTTTTGTTGTTTTAGCGGTAATCCTGCTTTCGGCATGTACCAAAAAGGTAACTCCGAAAGATTGGGAATATCTGGCTTCATCTATGCAGAAAGTAGATGAAATTGTTCAGAATGAATTAAATCGTCTGCAAAATATTGCAGCAAGTGATGTCGTGAAATCGGGAGAATGGGAAGAAATTAAGCCAGCACTCATTCTGGATGCGGAGAATCGAACTGAAGCACTTTACTGGTATTGTCTGCCCGATGGAAGTTATTACACTTCCGAAAAAGATAAAGTTGATGCCAATTTGAGTTCACGCGGATATTTCCCGGATCTGCTGGCTGGAAATGCTGTTGTCGGTTATCCGATAATCGGCAAAACCAGCGGTCGCAAATCTTTCGTGATTGCTGTTCCAATTTTTGATAATCAGGAAGTTACAGGTATTCTGGGCACTTCTATTTTTCTGGGAGAAATGTGGGATATTCTAAAAAATAAGATTAGCATTCCAGAAGAGTACGACTTCTATGCTGTGAATACAAATGGTTTTACAATGTTCGATCTGGAAACAAAAGATCATTTATTGGATGATGTTCTGAATCAGTCTTCTCCTACTCTGGTGGAAGCGATCAAGGTGATTATCGCAAGCGAAAACGGCTCTGTAAGCTACAAGTGGAACGACAAAAATAAAATTGC
- a CDS encoding pyrimidine dimer DNA glycosylase/endonuclease V — translation MNIFILDEDMQKCAEYHADQHVVKMILESTQILCTALNENGIIAPYKSTHVNHPCTLWTGKSLSNWIWLRNFTLKLNEEFKFRFNHKDDHKSAKVTLELKEPPIPDLGLTEFAQAMPEKYRVPGNAVKAYRSFYIGEKSGFTTWTKRSVPAWFEAGFQDFKRTIK, via the coding sequence ATGAATATCTTTATTCTGGATGAAGATATGCAGAAATGCGCAGAATATCATGCCGACCAGCATGTGGTAAAGATGATCCTAGAGAGCACGCAGATTCTGTGTACAGCGCTTAACGAAAACGGTATAATTGCACCTTACAAATCTACTCACGTCAATCATCCTTGTACATTGTGGACAGGAAAGTCATTGTCAAACTGGATCTGGCTGAGAAATTTCACACTGAAATTGAATGAAGAATTCAAATTTCGTTTTAATCACAAGGATGATCACAAATCTGCAAAGGTTACTCTTGAATTGAAAGAGCCGCCTATTCCTGATCTTGGTTTAACAGAATTTGCTCAGGCAATGCCGGAAAAATATCGTGTGCCAGGCAATGCTGTTAAGGCTTATCGAAGTTTCTATATTGGGGAAAAATCTGGTTTTACAACCTGGACAAAAAGATCTGTACCTGCCTGGTTTGAAGCAGGTTTTCAAGACTTTAAAAGGACTATAAAATGA